A single window of Deinococcus betulae DNA harbors:
- the xylB gene encoding xylulokinase has translation MAARLPVTLGADLGTSGVKVVALSAGGEVVAERTHTYPLLTPRPGWTEQRPEDWLTGTRAALRELADDLRALGAEPLALGLSGQMHGLVPLNAAGEVLRPALLWNDQRTGAQVGAIEARLPRAELVARTGNRAVTGFQLPKLLWLRDEEPGVFAQVRRALLPKDYLGYALTGVPTTEPSDASGVGALNLARGAWDLDVLAELGLDAALFPEVRRSTDVVGHLRADWAAATGLPEGLPVVAGGGDNAAAGVALGLTAARPGVGSLSLGTSGVVFAPLAQPTPDPEGRVHLFAHADGGFHLLGVTLSAAGSLEWLHSKLAPEVPIATLLDEAAAVPPGAEGVTFLPYLAGERSPLMNPAARAAFTGLSLAHGRPHLVRAVLEGSVAALADAYAVMRGLAPLDTLLSTGGGARSDLWLGLASGALGLPVQPTAARPGAAHGAAILAMPAAGLHPTLNAALDATRPAALPAVAPLEMTAALAAYAGTREALFPVQPG, from the coding sequence ATGGCGGCCCGACTACCTGTGACCCTGGGTGCTGACCTGGGCACCAGCGGCGTCAAGGTGGTGGCCCTGAGCGCCGGGGGCGAGGTCGTTGCCGAGCGCACCCACACCTACCCGCTGCTGACCCCGCGCCCCGGCTGGACCGAGCAGCGCCCGGAGGACTGGTTGACCGGTACCCGCGCCGCTCTGCGTGAGCTGGCCGACGATCTGCGTGCCCTGGGCGCCGAGCCGCTGGCCCTGGGCCTCAGCGGCCAGATGCACGGTCTGGTGCCCCTGAACGCGGCGGGCGAAGTGCTGCGGCCCGCCCTGCTGTGGAACGACCAGCGCACCGGCGCACAGGTGGGGGCCATAGAAGCCCGCCTTCCCCGCGCTGAGCTGGTGGCGCGCACTGGCAACCGCGCCGTCACCGGCTTTCAGCTGCCCAAGCTGCTGTGGCTGCGCGACGAGGAGCCCGGGGTGTTTGCCCAGGTGCGGCGCGCGCTGCTGCCCAAGGATTACCTGGGGTACGCCCTGACCGGCGTGCCGACCACCGAGCCCAGCGACGCCAGCGGCGTGGGCGCCCTGAATCTGGCGCGCGGCGCCTGGGACCTAGACGTGCTGGCCGAACTGGGCCTGGACGCCGCGCTGTTTCCAGAGGTCCGCCGCTCGACCGACGTGGTGGGCCACCTGCGCGCCGACTGGGCCGCCGCCACTGGGCTGCCCGAAGGCCTACCGGTCGTGGCGGGCGGCGGCGACAACGCCGCGGCGGGGGTGGCTCTGGGCCTGACCGCCGCGCGGCCCGGCGTGGGTAGCCTGAGCCTGGGCACGTCTGGCGTGGTCTTTGCGCCCCTGGCCCAGCCCACCCCTGACCCGGAGGGCCGGGTGCACCTGTTTGCCCACGCCGACGGCGGCTTTCACCTGCTGGGCGTGACCCTCTCGGCGGCGGGGTCGCTGGAGTGGCTGCACAGCAAATTGGCGCCTGAGGTGCCGATTGCCACACTGCTGGATGAAGCCGCCGCCGTGCCCCCTGGCGCCGAGGGCGTGACCTTCCTGCCCTACCTGGCGGGCGAGCGCAGTCCCCTGATGAATCCAGCGGCCCGCGCGGCGTTTACGGGCCTAAGCCTGGCCCACGGGCGGCCCCATCTGGTGCGGGCGGTATTGGAAGGCTCGGTGGCGGCGCTGGCCGACGCATATGCCGTGATGCGCGGCCTGGCGCCGCTGGACACCTTGCTGTCCACAGGGGGCGGCGCCCGCAGCGACCTGTGGCTGGGCCTGGCCAGCGGCGCGCTGGGTCTGCCGGTGCAGCCCACGGCCGCCCGCCCCGGCGCGGCCCACGGCGCAGCCATTCTGGCGATGCCCGCCGCCGGCCTACACCCCACCCTGAATGCGGCTCTGGACGCTACCCGCCCGGCGGCTCTGCCGGCTGTGGCCCCTCTGGAGATGACCGCCGCTCTGGCTGCCTACGCCGGCACAAGGGAGGCATTGTTTCCGGTGCAGCCGGGCTAA
- a CDS encoding ROK family transcriptional regulator, producing the protein MSVMPTGGDQPYLKHLNRSAILNLLRRTPGLSRADLALRTGLTKVTVGSLVGQLLSEGWLHEGDLQQGLVGRPGRQLRLNDSGPVLLGAEVGVLGVRAVACTLSGDILASAQHQVPTSTPQQAVETLAELLATLRADPAVQGRLPLGLGVALPGPVDPSGERLLYAPNLGWEDVPFLDLLDPHLPPLPAGCTLDNEANAAAFGESYLRAGPEPELLAYISLGSGVGAGLIGRLGGSPDVLRGAHGLAGELGHTVAQPGGLYCHCGNRGCVETLLGGWAIRAALGLNVQEALDVALAPRLREAAVGVTLQRAGEALGLLLVNLHHTLNPSDIVIGGALTRLGGPLIDTALDFYAAHRRRPGTPAVRVEVQPDSLLLPARGAAAQVLARAIAAPATAAAGGAA; encoded by the coding sequence ATGTCCGTGATGCCCACGGGCGGCGATCAGCCGTACCTCAAACACCTGAACCGTTCGGCCATCTTGAATCTGTTGCGGCGCACCCCAGGCCTGAGCCGCGCCGACCTCGCGCTGCGCACCGGCCTGACCAAGGTGACGGTAGGCAGTCTGGTGGGCCAGCTGCTGTCTGAGGGCTGGCTGCACGAAGGCGACCTGCAACAGGGGCTGGTGGGCCGCCCTGGGCGTCAGCTGCGCCTGAACGACAGCGGGCCGGTGCTGCTGGGCGCCGAGGTGGGCGTGCTGGGGGTGCGGGCGGTGGCCTGCACGCTTTCGGGCGACATTCTGGCCTCGGCGCAGCATCAAGTGCCCACCAGCACGCCGCAGCAGGCCGTAGAGACCCTGGCCGAGCTGCTGGCCACGCTGCGGGCCGATCCCGCCGTGCAGGGCCGGCTGCCGCTGGGGCTGGGAGTGGCGCTGCCGGGGCCGGTGGACCCCAGCGGCGAGCGCCTGCTGTACGCCCCCAACCTGGGCTGGGAAGACGTGCCGTTTCTGGATTTGTTGGACCCGCATCTGCCGCCCTTGCCGGCCGGCTGCACTCTGGACAACGAGGCCAACGCGGCAGCCTTTGGCGAAAGCTACCTGCGCGCGGGGCCCGAGCCGGAACTGCTGGCGTATATCAGCCTGGGCAGCGGGGTCGGCGCGGGCCTGATCGGCCGTTTGGGCGGCAGCCCCGACGTGCTGCGCGGCGCGCACGGGCTGGCCGGCGAATTGGGGCACACGGTGGCGCAGCCGGGCGGCCTGTACTGCCACTGCGGCAACCGGGGCTGCGTGGAAACCCTGCTGGGCGGCTGGGCCATTCGCGCGGCGCTGGGCCTGAATGTGCAAGAAGCCCTGGACGTGGCGCTGGCCCCCCGGCTGCGCGAGGCGGCGGTGGGCGTCACCCTGCAGCGCGCGGGCGAGGCCCTGGGGCTGCTGCTGGTCAACCTGCACCACACCCTCAACCCCAGCGACATTGTTATTGGTGGGGCCCTGACCCGGCTGGGCGGGCCCCTGATCGACACCGCGCTGGACTTTTACGCCGCCCACCGCCGCCGCCCCGGCACGCCCGCCGTGCGGGTGGAGGTGCAGCCGGACAGCTTGCTGCTGCCCGCACGCGGCGCGGCGGCGCAGGTGCTGGCGCGCGCCATTGCGGCTCCGGCCACGGCTGCCGCCGGGGGGGCCGCGTAA
- a CDS encoding LacI family DNA-binding transcriptional regulator has protein sequence MLEPVTLAHVAREAGVSPSTVSRILNGTANVTPEKRVRVEAVIARLNFRPNPQAQALAGGRSLSIGVITPSLHSTFYGEALAGIEAALDDTPYHPLVISGQWRTEREQEALDVLLARRVDAVILLGGILDDEILQHVARRVPLIAVGREVRGLSECCIVLDNAAGMRLVAQHLLSLGHRQFAYISGAERQSDALERRHAFLGTLHAAGLTVPDGLIQVGNYTEDGGRLAAQRLLDTGLPFTALACANDQMALGARLTLYRAGRQVPGDVSLTGFDDVVTSSLMTPPLTTVRQAIYDIGTVAAREALNLLAGQPVNRQLFTPELVVRDSTAPPPSPSPAEAQA, from the coding sequence ATGCTCGAACCTGTCACCCTGGCGCATGTGGCGCGTGAAGCGGGCGTTTCGCCCAGCACCGTCTCGCGCATTCTGAACGGCACGGCCAACGTGACGCCAGAAAAACGGGTGCGGGTTGAGGCCGTGATTGCCCGCCTGAACTTCCGGCCCAATCCGCAGGCCCAGGCACTGGCCGGTGGGCGCAGCCTCAGCATCGGCGTGATTACCCCCAGCCTGCACTCCACCTTTTACGGCGAAGCCCTGGCGGGCATTGAAGCGGCCCTGGACGACACGCCCTATCACCCTCTGGTGATCAGCGGCCAGTGGCGCACCGAGCGCGAGCAAGAAGCCCTAGACGTGCTGCTGGCCCGCCGGGTGGACGCCGTGATTCTGCTGGGCGGCATTCTGGACGACGAAATCCTGCAGCATGTGGCCCGCCGCGTGCCGCTGATTGCTGTGGGCCGCGAGGTGCGGGGCCTGTCCGAGTGCTGCATCGTGCTGGACAACGCAGCGGGCATGCGGCTGGTGGCGCAGCACCTGCTCTCGCTGGGCCACCGCCAGTTCGCCTACATCAGCGGCGCCGAGCGCCAGAGTGACGCCCTGGAGCGCCGCCACGCCTTCCTGGGCACGCTGCATGCGGCGGGCCTGACGGTCCCAGACGGCCTGATTCAGGTGGGCAACTACACCGAAGACGGCGGGCGACTGGCCGCCCAGCGCCTGCTGGACACCGGCTTACCCTTTACCGCCCTGGCCTGCGCCAACGACCAGATGGCTCTGGGTGCCCGCCTGACCCTGTACCGCGCGGGGCGGCAGGTGCCTGGAGACGTGTCACTGACCGGCTTTGACGACGTGGTGACCTCCAGCCTGATGACTCCGCCCCTGACCACCGTGCGCCAGGCCATTTACGACATTGGGACAGTGGCCGCCCGCGAGGCACTGAATCTGCTCGCCGGTCAGCCGGTGAACCGTCAACTCTTTACCCCCGAACTGGTGGTGCGCGACTCGACCGCGCCGCCACCGTCCCCATCTCCGGCGGAGGCCCAGGCATGA
- a CDS encoding ABC transporter substrate-binding protein: MKKALVSALAAALLLGQANAQEKVTLTVAAFPSLDSAIKAIIPAWTKLHPNVTIKLQAQEFADHHNAMTTALATGQGLPDVMALEIGYVGKFAEGQGLEDLNKAPYSAVASKKLFTPFTIAQATSADGRFIAMPTDIGPGTFFFRKDVLDKAGVNPVNMQRSWESYIASGKTIKAKTGAYLVNTAASVYNVIIRTNLKSGEGIYFDKNNNLLVGPDNARFVRAMTLSKQVRDAGLDAKIGEWSNEWYDAFKKGTVATQFSGAWLQGALQNWMAPDTKGLWRVQNLPERGFASWGGSFYAIPSKAKNKTWAWEFIKFMTLNQQSQITAFRDNGAFPALLAAQKDKAFSEPVDFLGGQKARVIWRDAAAKTQPIDVNKYDSVADQIMQTELTNVLEQGKDIKQALADARVQILRRAR, from the coding sequence ATGAAAAAAGCCCTTGTGTCCGCTCTCGCCGCCGCCCTGCTGCTGGGTCAGGCCAACGCCCAGGAAAAAGTCACGCTGACGGTGGCCGCCTTCCCTAGCCTGGACAGCGCCATCAAGGCGATTATTCCGGCGTGGACGAAGCTGCACCCCAACGTCACCATTAAGCTGCAGGCGCAGGAATTCGCCGACCACCACAACGCCATGACCACCGCGCTGGCCACGGGCCAGGGACTGCCCGATGTGATGGCGCTGGAAATCGGCTACGTGGGCAAGTTCGCGGAAGGCCAGGGCCTAGAGGACCTGAACAAGGCGCCCTACAGCGCGGTGGCCTCCAAGAAGCTGTTCACGCCTTTTACCATTGCGCAGGCCACCAGCGCCGATGGCCGCTTTATCGCCATGCCGACCGACATCGGCCCCGGCACCTTCTTCTTCCGCAAGGACGTGCTGGACAAGGCTGGCGTCAACCCCGTGAACATGCAGCGCTCGTGGGAGTCGTACATCGCGTCCGGCAAGACCATCAAGGCCAAGACCGGCGCCTACCTGGTGAACACCGCCGCCTCGGTCTACAACGTGATTATCCGCACCAACCTCAAGAGCGGCGAGGGCATCTACTTCGACAAGAACAACAACCTGCTTGTCGGCCCTGACAACGCCCGTTTCGTGCGCGCCATGACCCTGAGTAAGCAGGTACGCGACGCCGGCCTGGACGCCAAGATCGGCGAGTGGAGCAACGAGTGGTACGACGCCTTTAAAAAGGGCACCGTGGCCACGCAGTTCAGCGGCGCCTGGCTGCAGGGCGCGCTGCAAAACTGGATGGCGCCGGACACCAAGGGCCTGTGGCGCGTGCAGAACCTGCCCGAGCGCGGCTTTGCCTCGTGGGGCGGCTCGTTCTACGCCATTCCCAGCAAGGCCAAGAACAAGACCTGGGCCTGGGAATTTATCAAGTTCATGACCCTGAACCAGCAGTCGCAGATCACGGCTTTCCGTGACAACGGCGCTTTCCCTGCGCTGCTGGCCGCGCAAAAGGACAAGGCCTTTAGCGAGCCCGTGGATTTCCTGGGCGGCCAGAAGGCCCGCGTGATCTGGCGTGACGCCGCCGCCAAGACCCAGCCGATTGACGTGAACAAGTACGACAGTGTGGCCGACCAGATTATGCAGACCGAGCTGACCAACGTGCTGGAGCAGGGCAAGGACATCAAGCAGGCCCTGGCCGACGCCCGCGTGCAGATTCTGCGCCGCGCCCGCTAA
- a CDS encoding carbohydrate ABC transporter permease, whose protein sequence is MSYRAPLARPAESRRWSYTRFQQRLAPYVFTSPFFILFAIFGLFPLLFSLFLAFHLWNPLDGLGNWKFVGFENFQLALDARDQFWVALKHTVWIGLLAGVPQHLVALPLAFVIHQFLRRWQGAISTVLFLPYITSAVAITIVFGMLYSERLGLLNYVLGLVGLDPVRWLAQPELVPYSVATVVFWRYVGWNVILYLSGLQAISEDVYEAATVDGASAWQKFRFITLPLLRPMMFYAFTLTIVGNMQLFEEPFILTGQGGGSGGAALTSAMHIFNTGFRDLDMGYASAMSWLLFLAIFVLSMVNNYLFSRDGGRS, encoded by the coding sequence ATGTCATACCGTGCCCCGCTGGCCCGCCCTGCGGAAAGTCGGCGCTGGAGTTACACCCGCTTTCAGCAGCGCCTCGCGCCCTACGTCTTTACCAGCCCCTTTTTCATCCTGTTCGCCATCTTCGGCCTGTTTCCGCTGCTGTTCAGCCTGTTTCTGGCCTTTCACCTGTGGAATCCGTTAGACGGGCTGGGGAACTGGAAGTTCGTGGGCTTCGAGAACTTTCAGCTCGCGCTGGACGCCCGCGACCAGTTCTGGGTGGCCCTGAAACACACGGTCTGGATTGGCCTGCTGGCCGGCGTGCCGCAGCATCTGGTGGCGCTGCCGCTGGCCTTCGTGATTCACCAGTTTCTGCGCCGCTGGCAGGGGGCCATCAGCACGGTCTTGTTTCTGCCGTACATCACCAGCGCGGTGGCCATCACCATCGTGTTCGGCATGCTGTACAGCGAGCGCCTGGGGCTGCTGAATTACGTGCTGGGCCTGGTGGGCCTGGACCCGGTGCGCTGGCTGGCACAGCCGGAACTGGTGCCGTATTCGGTGGCGACGGTGGTGTTCTGGCGTTACGTGGGCTGGAACGTCATTCTGTATCTCTCGGGGCTACAGGCCATCAGCGAGGATGTCTACGAGGCCGCCACGGTGGACGGTGCCAGCGCGTGGCAGAAATTCCGGTTCATTACCCTGCCATTGCTGCGCCCCATGATGTTCTACGCCTTCACGCTGACCATCGTGGGCAACATGCAGCTGTTCGAAGAACCGTTCATTCTGACCGGCCAGGGTGGCGGCAGCGGCGGCGCGGCCCTGACGAGCGCCATGCACATCTTCAACACCGGCTTCCGCGACCTGGACATGGGCTACGCCTCGGCCATGAGCTGGCTGCTGTTCCTGGCGATTTTTGTGCTGAGCATGGTCAACAACTACCTCTTCTCGCGTGACGGAGGCCGCTCGTGA
- a CDS encoding carbohydrate ABC transporter permease produces MTTQPLKTAVPAPRRPRLRLPVGRAGLWLLVGLACFLSVIPFYLMFVWATLPSAEVFSVPPKFWFSDQLVGNFQKMMDATGGLALRHFWNSLYIAIMATLTTLFFCSLAGFAFAMYDFRGKRFLFGFILLTMLIPPLVMDIPSFLVMNNFLQWVGEPRALWVPGMANAFGIFLMRQYIGSALPRQLVEAARIDGATEFGIYWRVVLPLIRPILATLGVVTFVGSWNNFKGALIMKLSDGPIMTLPLSLRKITGGATNINVDWGANLMMVVLTVLPLLILFLLASRQVISGLTSGAVKD; encoded by the coding sequence GTGACCACGCAACCCCTGAAAACAGCCGTTCCCGCCCCGCGCCGCCCCCGCCTGCGGCTGCCAGTGGGCCGCGCCGGGCTGTGGCTGCTGGTGGGCCTGGCCTGCTTCCTGTCGGTCATCCCCTTTTACCTGATGTTCGTCTGGGCGACCCTGCCCAGCGCCGAAGTGTTCTCGGTGCCGCCCAAGTTCTGGTTCAGCGACCAACTGGTGGGCAACTTCCAGAAGATGATGGACGCGACCGGCGGGCTGGCGCTGCGCCACTTCTGGAACAGCCTGTACATCGCCATCATGGCCACCCTCACCACGCTGTTTTTCTGCTCCCTGGCGGGCTTTGCCTTTGCCATGTACGACTTCCGGGGCAAGCGGTTTCTCTTCGGCTTCATCCTGCTGACCATGCTCATTCCGCCGCTGGTCATGGACATCCCCAGCTTCCTGGTCATGAACAACTTCCTGCAGTGGGTGGGCGAACCGCGCGCGCTGTGGGTGCCGGGCATGGCCAACGCCTTCGGGATTTTCCTGATGCGCCAGTACATCGGTTCAGCCCTGCCCCGGCAACTGGTCGAGGCCGCGCGCATCGACGGCGCCACCGAATTCGGCATCTACTGGCGGGTCGTCTTGCCGCTGATCCGGCCCATCCTGGCCACCCTGGGCGTGGTGACGTTCGTGGGCTCGTGGAACAACTTCAAGGGCGCGCTGATCATGAAACTCAGCGACGGGCCCATCATGACCCTCCCGCTGTCGCTGCGCAAAATCACGGGCGGCGCCACGAACATCAACGTGGACTGGGGCGCCAACCTGATGATGGTGGTGCTGACGGTGCTACCGCTGCTGATTCTGTTTCTGCTGGCCAGTCGCCAGGTGATCAGCGGCCTGACGAGCGGCGCGGTGAAGGACTGA
- a CDS encoding GH1 family beta-glucosidase: MTNHTPTPDRFPARFTWGVATSSYQIEGAACEGGRGPSIWDTFCATPGKVRGGDTGDVACDHYHRLDEDLDLIASLGVNAYRFSIAWPRILPQGRGEVNAEGVDFYNRLVNGLLARGITPWATLYHWDLPQPLEDEGGWTVRSTAEAFAEYAAVMAEALGDRVRHFITLNEPWCSAFLGYGNGVHAPGRTDLADSFAASHHLLLAHGLAVPRIREHAPDAQVGITLNLHHAYPAQDTDADRGAARRSDGFQNRWYLDPVYGRGYPQDMVTLLGEASPQARGLVHPGDEATIAAPTDFLGINMYTRAVMEDAPGDSWLHARQIRPEGSDYTGFDWEVAPESLTDLLVRLQKDYNPPALYITENGSTYPDTVSEDGTVHDEGRTRYLESHLAAMQEAMGRGAKVRGYFAWSLMDNFEWAEGYDKRFGIVHVDFETQARTLKASGRYYRDFLAQTRAAVGV, encoded by the coding sequence ATGACCAACCACACCCCCACCCCCGACCGCTTTCCCGCCCGTTTTACCTGGGGCGTGGCCACCAGTTCCTACCAGATTGAGGGCGCTGCCTGCGAAGGCGGCCGGGGCCCCAGCATCTGGGACACCTTCTGCGCCACGCCCGGCAAGGTGCGCGGCGGCGACACCGGCGACGTGGCCTGCGACCACTACCACCGCCTGGACGAGGACCTGGACCTGATCGCCAGCCTGGGCGTCAACGCCTACCGCTTTAGCATTGCCTGGCCGCGCATTCTGCCGCAGGGGCGCGGCGAGGTGAATGCCGAGGGCGTGGACTTTTACAACCGCCTGGTCAACGGCCTGCTGGCGCGCGGCATCACCCCGTGGGCCACCCTCTACCACTGGGACCTGCCGCAACCCCTGGAGGACGAGGGCGGCTGGACCGTGCGCAGCACCGCCGAAGCGTTTGCCGAGTACGCCGCCGTGATGGCCGAAGCGCTGGGCGACCGGGTGCGGCACTTTATTACCCTGAACGAGCCGTGGTGCTCGGCGTTCTTGGGCTACGGCAACGGAGTGCATGCGCCGGGCCGCACCGACCTGGCCGACAGTTTCGCGGCGTCGCACCACCTGCTGCTGGCCCACGGGCTGGCTGTGCCGCGCATCCGGGAGCACGCGCCGGACGCGCAGGTGGGCATTACCCTGAATCTGCACCACGCTTACCCTGCCCAGGACACCGACGCGGACCGGGGCGCCGCCCGGCGCTCGGACGGCTTTCAGAACCGCTGGTATCTGGACCCCGTGTACGGGCGCGGCTACCCGCAGGACATGGTGACGCTGCTGGGCGAAGCCAGCCCCCAGGCGCGCGGCCTGGTGCACCCCGGCGATGAGGCCACTATTGCCGCCCCGACCGACTTTCTGGGCATCAATATGTACACCCGCGCCGTCATGGAGGACGCCCCTGGCGACAGCTGGCTGCACGCCCGTCAGATTCGCCCCGAGGGCAGCGACTACACCGGCTTTGACTGGGAAGTGGCCCCCGAAAGCCTGACCGACCTGCTGGTGCGCCTGCAAAAGGACTACAACCCGCCGGCCCTGTACATCACCGAAAACGGCTCGACCTACCCCGACACGGTGTCGGAGGACGGCACCGTGCACGACGAGGGCCGCACCCGCTACCTGGAGAGCCATCTGGCCGCCATGCAAGAGGCCATGGGGCGCGGCGCGAAGGTGCGCGGCTACTTCGCCTGGTCGCTGATGGACAACTTCGAGTGGGCTGAGGGCTACGACAAGCGCTTTGGGATCGTGCATGTGGACTTTGAAACCCAGGCGCGGACCCTCAAGGCGTCGGGGCGCTACTACCGCGACTTTCTGGCACAGACGCGCGCGGCGGTGGGCGTGTGA
- a CDS encoding glycoside hydrolase family 43 protein, which translates to MTAEVRPPTPATVTVQNPVLPGFHPDPSILRVGEDYYLATSTFQWFPGVAIYHSRDLVNWRLAARPLDRTALLDMRGNTDSGGIWAPCLSHDGERFHLIYTDVKAWGMQEAFKDSPNYLTTAEQLEGPWSAPVYLNSSGFDPSLFHDDDGRKWLLNMVWDHRPGRNPFAGIVLQEYSPAEQRLVGPRDLIFKGTELGVTEGPHVYKRGGWYYLVTAEGGTSYDHAVTVARSRSLHGPYEVHPENPLLTAADDPSLPIQKAGHSSFTQTPDDQWLLAHLCGRPLAEKGECPLGRETALQPLIWGEDGWPRLAGGGHHPAQTAELPALTPHPWPTVPERDDFQSGALRSEWLTLRVPAADLGVELTGDGLRLPGRESLNSRHHTALVGRRLQSLHARLRTSLDFDPQDFQQMAGMCAYYDTRNWVYLRLSRDAALGRTLNVVSCENGTYREHLPQEVPVAPGAVELQILYSGPTFAFAYRQAGRDWADLGPPFSAGLLSDEHCGGLSFTGTFLALACQDLSGQRQPATFHWADYTETP; encoded by the coding sequence GTGACGGCTGAGGTCCGGCCGCCTACCCCAGCCACCGTGACCGTTCAGAATCCCGTCCTACCCGGCTTTCACCCCGACCCCAGCATCCTGCGGGTGGGCGAGGACTATTACCTCGCCACCAGCACCTTCCAGTGGTTTCCCGGAGTGGCCATTTACCACTCGCGCGACCTGGTGAACTGGCGGCTGGCGGCGCGGCCCTTGGACCGCACGGCCCTGCTGGACATGCGCGGCAACACCGATTCGGGCGGCATCTGGGCGCCGTGCCTGTCACACGACGGCGAGCGCTTTCACCTGATCTACACCGACGTCAAAGCCTGGGGCATGCAGGAGGCTTTTAAGGACAGCCCCAATTACCTCACCACCGCCGAGCAGCTTGAGGGGCCGTGGTCGGCGCCGGTCTACCTGAACAGCAGCGGCTTCGACCCCAGCCTCTTTCACGATGACGACGGCCGCAAGTGGCTGCTGAACATGGTCTGGGACCACCGCCCTGGCCGCAACCCTTTTGCCGGCATCGTGCTGCAGGAGTACAGCCCGGCCGAGCAGCGGCTGGTCGGCCCCCGCGACCTGATCTTTAAAGGCACCGAGTTGGGCGTGACCGAAGGGCCGCACGTCTACAAACGCGGCGGCTGGTATTACCTCGTGACGGCCGAAGGCGGCACCAGCTACGACCACGCGGTAACGGTGGCGCGTTCGCGCTCGCTGCACGGGCCCTACGAGGTGCATCCCGAGAATCCGCTGCTCACGGCCGCCGACGACCCCAGCCTGCCCATTCAGAAGGCCGGGCACAGCAGCTTCACGCAGACGCCGGACGACCAGTGGCTGCTGGCCCACCTGTGTGGCCGCCCGCTGGCAGAGAAAGGCGAGTGCCCGCTAGGCCGCGAAACGGCGCTGCAACCGCTGATCTGGGGCGAGGATGGATGGCCCCGCCTGGCTGGGGGCGGGCACCACCCGGCGCAGACCGCTGAGCTGCCCGCCCTGACGCCGCACCCCTGGCCCACGGTTCCCGAACGTGATGACTTTCAGAGCGGGGCCCTGCGCTCCGAGTGGCTGACCCTACGCGTGCCGGCCGCCGACCTGGGGGTGGAGCTTACAGGCGACGGCCTGCGCCTGCCGGGGCGCGAATCGCTAAACAGCCGCCACCACACGGCGCTGGTCGGACGGCGCCTGCAAAGCCTGCACGCCCGCCTGCGCACCTCGCTTGACTTTGATCCGCAGGATTTTCAGCAGATGGCCGGGATGTGCGCCTATTACGACACCCGCAACTGGGTCTATCTGCGCCTCAGCCGTGACGCGGCACTGGGCCGCACCCTCAACGTGGTGTCGTGCGAGAACGGCACCTACCGCGAGCATCTGCCCCAGGAAGTGCCGGTGGCGCCAGGCGCCGTTGAGTTACAGATTCTGTACAGCGGCCCCACTTTTGCCTTTGCCTACCGGCAGGCCGGCCGGGACTGGGCCGACCTTGGGCCGCCCTTCTCTGCGGGTCTACTGTCCGACGAGCACTGCGGCGGCCTCAGCTTTACGGGCACCTTTCTGGCCCTGGCCTGTCAGGACCTCAGCGGCCAGCGCCAGCCGGCGACCTTTCACTGGGCTGACTACACGGAGACGCCTTGA